GATCGCGGGCCGACGATGCCGGCTCAGGCGATGTTCGACGGCTTCCAGGTGGCGACGGCCCAGATGACCACGAGGTCGAGCGCGATGATCAAGATGGCCCACAGCGGGTAGTACGGCAGCCAGAGGAACTGCGCGATGATCGAGATCGACGCGATGATGATCGCGGAGATGCGGGCCCAGTCGGCCCCCACCGCGAGTCCGCCGGCGATGATGATCGCCAGGACGCCGATGATCAGGTGGATCCAGCCCCAGGTGGTGAGATCGAACTCGTAGACGTACTTCGGGCCCGCGACGAACAGGTCGTCGTT
This sequence is a window from Gordonia insulae. Protein-coding genes within it:
- a CDS encoding DUF7144 family membrane protein, with protein sequence MTSPDHDANVGAKEGFAFGISIVAAALLFVAGLVAVFQGISAIANDDLFVAGPKYVYEFDLTTWGWIHLIIGVLAIIIAGGLAVGADWARISAIIIASISIIAQFLWLPYYPLWAILIIALDLVVIWAVATWKPSNIA